From the Streptomyces nigrescens genome, one window contains:
- a CDS encoding LysR substrate-binding domain-containing protein has translation MTSSEASPSFRLAYVPGVTPTKWVRIWNERLPDIPLNLIAVPAAEAFELLRGGGADAGFVRLPVDRTDLAAIPLYTETTVVVVPKDHLVTAVDEVAAEDLADEIVLHPLDETLDWEHRPGRPANERPATTADAIELVAAGVGLLVVPQSLARLHHRKDLTYRPLTDAPASRVALSWLQEETTDLVEDFIGIVRGRTVNSTRGRAQAPAPAQPKAKRPEAGGARRKPAAGKAGGKPAGKSPRSGSGGAKSARRGKPRRRS, from the coding sequence GTGACAAGCTCGGAAGCATCCCCGTCGTTCCGGCTCGCCTATGTCCCGGGAGTGACGCCCACGAAGTGGGTGCGGATCTGGAACGAGCGGCTGCCCGACATCCCACTGAACCTGATCGCGGTGCCCGCCGCCGAAGCCTTTGAGCTGTTGCGGGGCGGTGGCGCCGACGCGGGTTTCGTGCGGCTGCCGGTCGACCGGACGGATCTCGCCGCGATTCCCCTCTACACCGAGACGACCGTGGTCGTGGTGCCGAAGGACCACCTCGTGACGGCGGTCGACGAGGTGGCTGCCGAGGACCTGGCCGACGAGATCGTGCTGCACCCGCTCGACGAGACCCTCGACTGGGAGCACCGGCCGGGACGGCCCGCGAACGAGCGCCCCGCCACGACGGCGGACGCCATCGAGCTGGTGGCGGCAGGGGTGGGACTCCTCGTGGTCCCGCAGTCACTCGCCCGCCTGCACCACCGCAAGGACCTCACCTACCGGCCCCTCACGGACGCCCCCGCGTCGCGCGTCGCGCTGTCCTGGCTCCAGGAAGAGACCACCGACCTGGTGGAGGACTTCATCGGGATCGTCCGCGGGCGGACCGTGAACAGCACACGGGGGCGCGCGCAGGCCCCGGCCCCGGCACAGCCGAAGGCCAAGCGTCCCGAGGCGGGCGGCGCCCGGCGGAAGCCCGCGGCAGGCAAGGCAGGAGGAAAGCCGGCCGGCAAGAGTCCGCGTAGCGGTTCCGGCGGCGCCAAGAGCGCCAGACGCGGCAAGCCTCGCCGCCGCTCGTAG
- a CDS encoding ATP-grasp domain-containing protein, whose product MAHLLMVESWVGAMSRLLPRAIREGGHEFTFLTRDLHHYLRSAPEGAAHPLLGARNVLTADTNDLETLLPYIERLHSALGFDGVITSCDYYLPAVARIAGHLGLPGPAPEAVESACRKDATRQVLAAAGLPGPRFAVCADRSEAAAAAAEIGYPLVLKPVDLCAGMFVRRVDDEAELARAYRALDGFPVNARGQRRAPVVLLEELLHGPEVSVETVTFDGTTQVVGVTDKSVGGAPAFIETGHMFPAALPAADTAAAGETARQAIEALGLDGVVAHTEIKLTPDGPRLIEVNPRPAGNRITELIRHVTGVDIAAAAVDVAIGQRPDLCIRDTGLRSAAIGFLVPQSTGVLEEIDGADLVRKAPGVLEVQLADPGKPVKAAGSNNEYLGHVMAGDAEGPAARRYVEALLSELRPRVVNR is encoded by the coding sequence GTGGCTCATCTGCTGATGGTCGAGAGCTGGGTCGGAGCGATGAGCAGGCTGCTCCCGCGTGCGATCCGTGAGGGCGGACACGAGTTCACCTTCCTCACCCGCGACCTGCACCACTACCTGCGCTCCGCGCCCGAGGGCGCCGCTCATCCGCTGCTCGGCGCCCGCAATGTGCTGACCGCCGACACCAACGACCTCGAAACGCTGCTGCCGTACATCGAGCGGCTGCACTCCGCGCTCGGCTTCGACGGTGTGATCACCTCCTGCGACTACTACCTTCCGGCCGTCGCGCGGATCGCCGGCCACCTCGGACTGCCCGGCCCGGCACCCGAAGCGGTCGAGAGCGCCTGCCGCAAGGACGCGACCCGGCAGGTGCTCGCCGCCGCCGGGCTCCCCGGGCCGCGCTTCGCGGTCTGCGCGGACCGGTCCGAAGCCGCCGCCGCGGCGGCCGAGATCGGCTATCCGCTGGTGCTCAAGCCCGTCGACCTGTGCGCGGGCATGTTCGTCCGGCGCGTGGACGACGAAGCCGAGCTGGCCCGCGCCTACCGCGCGCTCGACGGCTTCCCCGTCAACGCCCGCGGCCAGCGCCGGGCGCCCGTGGTCCTCCTCGAAGAACTGCTGCACGGACCCGAAGTCAGCGTCGAGACCGTCACGTTCGACGGCACCACCCAGGTGGTCGGGGTGACCGACAAGAGCGTCGGCGGGGCGCCGGCCTTCATCGAGACCGGCCATATGTTCCCCGCCGCGCTCCCGGCGGCCGATACGGCGGCGGCCGGTGAGACGGCCCGCCAGGCGATCGAGGCACTCGGACTCGACGGCGTCGTGGCGCACACCGAGATCAAGCTGACGCCCGACGGACCGCGTCTGATCGAGGTCAACCCCCGCCCCGCGGGCAACCGCATCACCGAACTGATCCGCCATGTCACCGGTGTCGACATCGCCGCCGCCGCGGTGGACGTGGCGATAGGACAGCGCCCCGATCTGTGCATACGGGACACCGGGCTGCGCAGCGCCGCGATCGGCTTCCTCGTCCCGCAGTCCACGGGCGTGCTGGAGGAGATCGACGGCGCGGACCTCGTGCGGAAGGCGCCGGGCGTGCTCGAAGTCCAGCTCGCCGACCCCGGCAAGCCGGTCAAGGCGGCCGGCAGCAACAACGAGTACCTGGGGCATGTCATGGCCGGCGACGCCGAGGGCCCGGCAGCGCGCCGATACGTCGAAGCGCTGCTGTCCGAGCTGCGCCCGCGGGTGGTGAACCGATGA
- a CDS encoding MFS transporter, producing the protein MKTWHEMRRFPFAIRLLLINQLGVNTGFYLLIPYLAVHLGEDLGMSAAVVGIILGVRNLSQQGLFLIGGSAADRLGARGVIIAGCALRTVGFGLFALGDGLAVLLAASVLSGLAGALFNPAVRAYLAQEAGPRKAEAFALFNVFATTGALIGPLLGSALLLVDFRVSALTAAAIFALLTVAQAVVLPASKVAPAANSVLGDWREVLGNRVFLAFALAMVGMFTMQNQLYLLLPDGARRATGWDGAAGLVFLIGTVANLALQMRITRALKERGDRARWISAGLGLMGLGFVPPMAVAALGPPSGGPGEAALRALPVLAGALLLYLGVMVAQPFVMELIPAFGRAELTGTYFGLFYVVSGIAAAAGNTVVGWAMDTGEHTRMQWLPWACCLVFGLVSAAGVAWLHRLRGLPGQATDPAPATAAPTTAGKA; encoded by the coding sequence GTGAAGACCTGGCACGAGATGCGCCGCTTCCCGTTCGCCATCCGGCTGCTGCTGATCAACCAGCTCGGCGTCAACACCGGCTTCTATCTGCTCATTCCCTACCTCGCCGTGCACCTCGGCGAAGACCTCGGAATGTCCGCCGCGGTCGTCGGGATCATCCTCGGCGTCCGCAACCTGAGCCAGCAGGGCCTGTTCCTCATCGGCGGTTCGGCCGCCGACCGGCTGGGCGCACGCGGTGTCATCATCGCCGGCTGCGCGCTGCGGACCGTCGGCTTCGGCCTCTTCGCGCTCGGCGACGGCCTGGCCGTCCTCCTCGCGGCGTCCGTGCTCTCCGGGCTGGCCGGGGCGCTGTTCAACCCCGCCGTACGGGCCTACCTCGCGCAGGAGGCGGGCCCGCGCAAGGCCGAGGCGTTCGCGCTCTTCAACGTCTTCGCGACCACCGGCGCCCTGATCGGGCCGCTGCTCGGCAGCGCCCTGCTGCTGGTCGACTTCCGGGTCTCCGCGCTCACCGCCGCCGCGATCTTCGCCCTGCTCACCGTCGCCCAGGCCGTGGTGCTGCCCGCATCCAAGGTCGCCCCGGCGGCCAACAGCGTCCTCGGCGACTGGCGCGAGGTCCTCGGCAACCGTGTCTTCCTGGCCTTCGCGCTGGCCATGGTGGGCATGTTCACCATGCAGAACCAGCTGTATCTGCTGCTGCCCGACGGCGCCCGGCGGGCCACCGGCTGGGACGGCGCTGCCGGTCTGGTGTTCCTCATCGGCACCGTCGCCAACCTCGCGCTCCAGATGCGGATCACCCGCGCCCTCAAGGAGCGCGGGGACCGGGCGCGGTGGATCAGCGCCGGGCTCGGCCTGATGGGCCTCGGCTTCGTCCCGCCGATGGCCGTCGCAGCCCTGGGACCGCCGTCCGGCGGCCCCGGCGAAGCCGCGCTGCGCGCACTGCCCGTACTGGCCGGGGCGCTGCTGCTCTACCTCGGTGTCATGGTCGCCCAGCCGTTCGTGATGGAGCTGATCCCCGCCTTCGGCCGCGCCGAACTCACCGGCACCTACTTCGGACTGTTCTACGTGGTCTCCGGCATCGCCGCGGCGGCGGGCAACACCGTCGTCGGCTGGGCCATGGATACCGGTGAGCACACCCGTATGCAGTGGCTGCCGTGGGCCTGCTGCCTGGTCTTCGGGCTGGTCTCCGCGGCGGGTGTCGCCTGGCTGCACCGGCTGCGCGGTCTGCCGGGGCAGGCAACCGACCCCGCACCGGCCACCGCGGCGCCCACGACGGCGGGGAAGGCCTGA
- a CDS encoding L-threonylcarbamoyladenylate synthase, translating to MAKYFDVHPENPQRRTISNVADSIRSGALIAYPTDSCFALGCQLGSRSGIERIRSIRNLDDRHHFTLVCENFSQLGQFVHIDNDVFRAIKAATPGSYTFILPATKEVPRQLLHPKKKTVGVRIPDHVVTQALLAELGEPLLSSTLLLPDEEEPMTQGWEIKERLDHVVDAVLDSGDCGTEPTTVIDFSGGGAEIVRRGAGDPTRFE from the coding sequence ATGGCGAAGTATTTCGACGTGCACCCCGAGAATCCTCAGCGGCGCACCATCAGCAATGTGGCCGACAGCATCCGCTCCGGCGCGCTCATCGCATACCCGACGGACTCCTGCTTCGCACTGGGATGCCAGCTCGGCAGTCGCAGCGGCATCGAGCGGATCCGTTCCATCCGGAATCTCGACGACCGTCACCACTTCACCCTCGTGTGCGAGAACTTCTCGCAGCTGGGTCAGTTCGTGCACATCGACAATGACGTGTTCCGCGCGATCAAGGCAGCCACCCCCGGCAGTTACACCTTCATCCTTCCCGCGACGAAGGAGGTACCGCGCCAGCTGCTGCACCCGAAGAAGAAGACGGTCGGCGTGCGGATCCCGGACCATGTCGTCACTCAGGCCCTGCTCGCCGAGCTCGGTGAGCCGCTGCTCTCCAGCACCCTGCTCCTGCCCGACGAGGAGGAGCCGATGACCCAGGGATGGGAGATCAAGGAACGGCTCGACCACGTGGTGGACGCCGTACTCGACTCGGGCGACTGCGGCACCGAGCCGACCACGGTCATCGACTTCTCCGGCGGCGGTGCTGAGATCGTCCGCCGGGGAGCGGGCGACCCCACGCGGTTCGAGTAA
- a CDS encoding alpha/beta hydrolase has translation MIPAVRRTGLLCALTATAALLPAAPAPAAPPPPALHFGACPDSVPTPPAPERVECGRLSVPLDRSHPDGQHLDIAVSRVRASGPASDRRGVLLVNPGGPGGSGLPYAVTKRAKLPEQVRRSYDVIGFDPRGTGASAPADCGPMGGLFDSPGQDPVPTGRAAEQKYLDGLRRTADDCAQHVKDALPHLSTTETARDMDAIREALGERRIGYLGVSYGSYLGAAYAAQFPQRVGRMVLDSVVGPEEWYDFDLLQSRAMVRQRAVFFAWAARHEKRFGLGADGTAVRTAYQRVRDGLAERPVDGFGAAEFDRAVYRALGRTERWAGLADGLRTYLRDGTTGPLRPAEPFDGPASRAYEAANRTVKCADGPAPSPARVVADIRRMRRLDPQPVLTGMEASVCAYWHHRPAHSTPLGSPDAPPVLLIASEHDPVTPIEGARALQRRLPGSRLVSLHDDYSHGVFASRGNGCVDGAAAAYLTDGTVPRADVHCTGPGLPTP, from the coding sequence GTGATTCCTGCCGTACGCCGCACGGGCCTGCTCTGCGCCCTGACGGCCACCGCCGCCCTACTCCCGGCCGCCCCCGCTCCCGCCGCTCCCCCGCCACCGGCTCTCCACTTCGGCGCCTGTCCGGACTCCGTACCGACCCCGCCCGCCCCCGAGCGGGTCGAGTGCGGCCGGCTGAGCGTCCCGCTGGACCGGAGCCACCCGGACGGCCAGCACCTCGACATCGCCGTGTCCCGGGTCCGCGCCTCCGGACCGGCCTCCGACCGGCGTGGCGTCCTGCTGGTCAACCCGGGCGGGCCCGGCGGGTCGGGACTCCCCTACGCGGTGACCAAGCGCGCCAAACTGCCGGAGCAGGTGCGGCGTTCGTACGACGTGATCGGCTTCGACCCGCGCGGCACCGGCGCGAGCGCGCCCGCGGACTGTGGCCCGATGGGCGGTCTCTTCGACAGCCCGGGCCAGGACCCGGTGCCGACGGGGCGGGCGGCCGAGCAGAAATACCTCGACGGACTGCGGCGGACCGCCGACGACTGCGCCCAGCACGTCAAGGACGCGCTGCCGCATCTGTCGACCACCGAGACCGCCCGGGACATGGACGCCATACGGGAGGCGCTCGGTGAGCGCCGGATCGGCTATCTCGGCGTCTCCTACGGCAGCTATCTCGGGGCCGCCTATGCCGCCCAATTCCCGCAGCGGGTGGGCCGGATGGTGCTGGACAGCGTCGTCGGCCCCGAGGAGTGGTACGACTTCGATCTTCTCCAGAGCCGGGCCATGGTGCGCCAGCGGGCGGTGTTCTTCGCCTGGGCGGCCCGGCACGAGAAGCGCTTCGGGCTCGGTGCCGACGGGACGGCGGTACGCACCGCGTACCAGCGGGTGCGGGACGGTCTCGCCGAGCGCCCCGTGGACGGCTTCGGGGCGGCGGAGTTCGACCGCGCCGTGTACCGGGCGCTGGGCCGCACCGAACGCTGGGCGGGCCTCGCCGACGGCCTGCGGACCTATCTGCGCGACGGCACCACCGGCCCGCTGCGCCCGGCGGAGCCCTTCGACGGCCCCGCGTCACGTGCGTATGAAGCCGCCAACCGCACGGTCAAGTGCGCGGACGGACCGGCGCCCTCGCCTGCCCGCGTGGTCGCCGACATCCGGCGGATGCGGCGGCTCGACCCGCAGCCGGTGCTCACCGGGATGGAGGCCTCGGTGTGCGCCTACTGGCACCACCGGCCCGCGCACAGTACGCCGCTCGGCAGCCCGGACGCACCACCGGTCCTGCTGATCGCTTCCGAGCACGACCCCGTCACCCCCATCGAAGGCGCCCGGGCACTGCAGCGACGGCTGCCCGGCTCCCGTCTGGTCTCCCTCCACGACGACTACTCGCACGGGGTGTTCGCCAGCCGGGGCAACGGCTGTGTGGACGGGGCGGCCGCGGCCTATCTGACCGACGGAACCGTGCCGCGCGCCGACGTGCACTGCACGGGGCCCGGACTGCCCACCCCATGA
- a CDS encoding Rossmann-like domain-containing protein — MTTPTTHLPASAASYDDLVTRVLSGDFGPDPRTQKVAVAFSTRQAVRHEGRSGGYRNEVLSLRLAAAVGSCAVEPGELPDAAIEDCVGADLARLLAHELRPVRVAALDTYLMHVLPHTPANGARPWSLPAGSSLRKSRARARAVAGLVDAAPGSRVLVVGVVNSLLEALRERELSYVPCDLKGGTTEWGEPVRTDALAELADCDAVLASGMTLGNGSFEPLREHALRHGKPLVMFAQTGSAVLPRFLGSGVSAVCAEPYPFFWLDGGPGLVHRYRDEASGAAR, encoded by the coding sequence ATGACCACCCCCACCACCCACCTCCCCGCCTCCGCCGCTTCGTACGACGACCTCGTGACCCGTGTCCTCAGCGGGGACTTCGGGCCCGACCCGCGTACCCAGAAGGTCGCCGTCGCCTTCAGCACCCGGCAGGCCGTACGCCACGAGGGCCGCAGCGGCGGCTACCGCAACGAAGTGCTGAGCCTGCGGCTGGCCGCTGCGGTCGGCTCCTGCGCGGTGGAGCCCGGTGAGCTGCCGGACGCCGCGATCGAGGACTGCGTCGGCGCGGACCTGGCCCGCCTCCTGGCGCACGAGCTGCGCCCGGTGCGGGTGGCCGCCCTCGACACCTATCTGATGCACGTCCTCCCGCACACGCCCGCGAACGGCGCACGGCCCTGGTCGCTGCCGGCCGGGTCGTCCCTGCGGAAGTCCCGGGCCAGGGCACGGGCCGTCGCCGGACTGGTCGACGCCGCGCCGGGCTCCCGGGTGCTCGTGGTCGGCGTGGTCAACTCGCTGCTGGAGGCGCTCCGTGAGCGCGAGCTGTCGTATGTGCCCTGCGACCTCAAGGGCGGTACGACGGAGTGGGGCGAGCCGGTCCGCACCGATGCGCTCGCCGAGCTGGCGGACTGCGACGCGGTGCTCGCCTCCGGGATGACGCTGGGCAACGGCAGCTTCGAACCGCTGCGGGAGCACGCACTGCGCCATGGCAAGCCCCTGGTGATGTTCGCCCAGACCGGCAGCGCGGTGCTGCCGCGCTTCCTCGGCTCCGGGGTGAGCGCGGTGTGTGCGGAGCCGTACCCGTTCTTCTGGCTCGACGGCGGACCGGGCCTCGTCCACCGCTACCGCGACGAGGCATCCGGAGCCGCCCGGTGA
- a CDS encoding mandelate racemase/muconate lactonizing enzyme family protein, with amino-acid sequence MKVSQRTVRLELTEPLRISRSTMAARDAVWLAIEHQGHSGYGEAVTSTYYGLDAATLGRLLHEAARELARCATPESALDALRAGDLPAPGTPPAVTAAVESALLDLVGKRAGLPVHQLLGASEAPSAATARTIGITSCRAAAEQAGRLTRLGFSVIKIKAGAPDPEDDLDRVLAVRNAAPHARLLLDPNGAWSPALADALLPRYAGLGIEAVEQPLAPGDPEALAALAARSPLPVIADEDAVGFEDAQRLAGRVHGINVKLAKCGGVTAALRIADLLAGSGTELMLGCLTASTLGLAPAVHLADRARWTDLDGHLLLAHDPWTGIGGTDGTVRAGREPGLGVRPAHGAPPPDGETAGQETPDQETVVQETPEPVRGGEADR; translated from the coding sequence GTGAAGGTCAGCCAGCGCACCGTACGACTCGAACTCACCGAGCCGCTGCGGATATCCCGCTCCACGATGGCGGCCCGCGACGCCGTATGGCTCGCCATCGAGCACCAAGGCCACAGCGGCTACGGAGAAGCCGTCACCAGCACGTACTACGGCCTGGACGCCGCCACCCTCGGCCGGCTGCTGCACGAGGCCGCGCGGGAACTCGCCCGCTGCGCCACCCCCGAGAGCGCCCTCGACGCCCTGCGCGCGGGCGACCTGCCCGCGCCCGGCACGCCCCCGGCGGTGACCGCGGCCGTGGAGTCCGCGCTGCTCGATCTCGTCGGGAAGCGCGCCGGCCTGCCCGTGCATCAGCTGCTCGGCGCATCGGAAGCGCCGAGCGCCGCCACCGCCCGCACCATCGGCATCACCTCGTGCCGTGCGGCCGCGGAGCAGGCGGGCCGGCTGACCCGGCTCGGCTTCTCCGTCATCAAGATCAAGGCCGGTGCCCCGGACCCCGAGGACGACCTCGACCGCGTACTGGCGGTACGCAACGCCGCACCGCACGCCCGGCTGCTGCTCGACCCCAACGGCGCCTGGAGCCCCGCCCTGGCCGACGCCCTGCTGCCCCGCTACGCCGGCCTCGGCATCGAGGCGGTGGAGCAGCCGCTCGCCCCCGGCGACCCCGAGGCACTGGCCGCACTCGCCGCACGTTCGCCGCTGCCGGTCATCGCCGACGAGGACGCGGTCGGCTTCGAGGACGCCCAGCGGCTGGCCGGGCGGGTGCACGGCATCAACGTCAAGCTCGCCAAGTGCGGTGGGGTCACCGCGGCGCTGCGCATCGCCGACCTGCTCGCCGGCAGCGGCACCGAGCTGATGCTCGGCTGCCTCACCGCCAGCACCCTCGGCCTCGCCCCCGCCGTCCACCTCGCCGACCGCGCCCGATGGACGGACCTGGACGGCCACTTGCTGCTCGCCCACGACCCCTGGACCGGTATCGGCGGCACGGACGGCACCGTACGCGCCGGCCGGGAACCGGGCCTCGGCGTCCGTCCGGCCCACGGCGCACCGCCACCGGACGGGGAGACAGCGGGCCAAGAGACACCGGACCAGGAAACAGTGGTCCAGGAGACGCCGGAGCCGGTCCGCGGCGGGGAGGCGGACCGGTGA
- a CDS encoding DUF5997 family protein: MKSHQTPQTMKPATAAKKLGVYLEATPTEFQEGVVSRTELNALQADPPEWLLELRRNGPHPRPVVAAKLGVSISGLARAGVTEALTTEQIDALKNESPEWLQRERATQAEVRKEAVRIKEKKAETGEQPRRPRS, translated from the coding sequence ATGAAGTCGCACCAGACCCCCCAGACGATGAAGCCCGCGACCGCGGCGAAGAAGCTGGGTGTGTACCTTGAGGCCACCCCCACCGAGTTCCAGGAGGGTGTCGTCTCGCGCACCGAGCTGAACGCACTGCAGGCCGATCCGCCCGAGTGGCTGCTGGAACTGCGACGCAACGGCCCGCACCCCCGGCCGGTGGTCGCGGCGAAGCTGGGCGTTTCCATCTCCGGTCTCGCCCGCGCCGGTGTCACGGAAGCCCTCACCACGGAGCAGATCGACGCCCTGAAGAACGAGAGCCCCGAGTGGCTGCAGCGGGAGCGCGCCACCCAGGCCGAGGTCCGCAAGGAAGCGGTGCGGATCAAGGAGAAGAAGGCGGAGACCGGCGAGCAGCCCCGCCGCCCCCGCTCCTGA
- a CDS encoding CatB-related O-acetyltransferase — MPAVPADPTVVHPMPEQPRVVLLKPLVTSPLIEVGEFSYYDDPDDPTAFETRNVLYHYGPEKLVIGKFCALGEGVRFVMNGANHRMDGPSTFPFPIMGGSWAEHFELITGLPGRGDTVVGNDVWFGYRAMVMPGVRIGHGAVIASGSVVVDDVPDYGIVGGNPARLIRRRFDDADIARLLALAWWDWPVEHLTEHLPTVMSGSVDALEAVAPGKK, encoded by the coding sequence ATGCCTGCTGTTCCTGCTGATCCGACCGTGGTGCACCCGATGCCCGAGCAGCCGCGTGTGGTGCTGCTGAAGCCCTTGGTGACCTCGCCGCTGATCGAGGTCGGGGAGTTCTCCTACTACGACGACCCGGACGATCCGACGGCGTTCGAGACCCGCAATGTGCTCTATCACTACGGGCCGGAGAAGCTGGTCATCGGGAAGTTCTGTGCGCTGGGCGAGGGGGTGCGGTTCGTCATGAACGGCGCCAACCACCGTATGGACGGCCCTTCCACGTTCCCCTTCCCCATCATGGGTGGCTCCTGGGCCGAACACTTCGAGCTGATCACCGGCCTGCCCGGGCGGGGCGACACCGTCGTCGGCAACGATGTCTGGTTCGGCTACCGCGCCATGGTGATGCCGGGCGTCCGCATCGGCCATGGCGCGGTGATCGCGTCCGGGTCCGTGGTCGTCGACGATGTCCCGGACTACGGGATCGTCGGCGGGAACCCGGCCCGGCTGATCCGTCGCCGCTTCGACGACGCGGACATCGCCCGCCTCCTGGCGCTGGCTTGGTGGGACTGGCCGGTCGAGCACCTCACCGAGCACCTCCCGACGGTCATGTCCGGCAGCGTCGATGCTCTTGAGGCGGTGGCTCCGGGGAAGAAATAG
- a CDS encoding MerR family transcriptional regulator produces the protein MLSISEFSEMCQLPPQTLRYYHSEGLLVPAHVDEQTGYRSYLLEQAEQAMLITVLRGTGMSVKLVRRALDEPDATPALLRQHTAEVERQRQAQDEAIRDARRFFDSWPEVRRRHTPEMTVVSKLVPGTSAGRNQCEWDESDAAVTATVQDVVKTVESCGAVVSGPPWRTLACETPEQKRQTFSGEGPCWLVKVPVTADEDALAALPGDIEVQLFEARDELSIFIPGTSSIAKYCTALSRLIPYPLDDAYVDITRMRHLLHDDGIETAAAIRTLDETDETDETDADE, from the coding sequence ATGTTGTCGATCAGCGAATTCAGCGAAATGTGCCAGCTGCCGCCACAGACGCTGCGGTACTACCACTCCGAGGGTCTGCTCGTCCCGGCCCACGTCGACGAGCAGACCGGCTACCGCTCGTACCTGCTGGAGCAGGCCGAACAGGCCATGCTGATCACCGTCCTGCGCGGCACGGGAATGAGCGTCAAGCTCGTCCGGCGTGCTCTCGACGAGCCGGACGCGACCCCGGCCCTGTTGCGGCAGCACACTGCGGAGGTAGAGCGGCAGCGGCAGGCTCAGGACGAGGCGATCAGGGACGCGCGGAGGTTCTTCGACTCGTGGCCGGAGGTGCGCCGGCGCCACACACCCGAGATGACTGTGGTGTCGAAGCTGGTGCCCGGCACGTCAGCCGGGCGCAACCAGTGCGAATGGGATGAGTCCGATGCCGCCGTCACCGCCACCGTTCAGGACGTGGTCAAGACCGTGGAGTCCTGCGGAGCCGTTGTGTCGGGGCCTCCTTGGCGCACCCTGGCCTGCGAGACCCCTGAGCAGAAGAGGCAGACCTTCTCCGGCGAGGGGCCGTGCTGGCTGGTGAAGGTTCCCGTCACGGCGGACGAGGACGCCCTCGCGGCCCTGCCCGGCGACATCGAGGTGCAGCTCTTCGAGGCCCGGGACGAACTGTCGATATTCATCCCCGGCACATCCTCGATCGCCAAGTACTGCACCGCGCTCTCGCGCCTGATCCCGTATCCCCTCGACGACGCCTACGTCGACATCACCCGCATGCGGCATCTGCTGCACGACGACGGTATCGAAACCGCTGCGGCGATCCGCACGCTCGACGAGACCGACGAGACCGACGAGACAGACGCGGACGAGTGA
- a CDS encoding PLP-dependent cysteine synthase family protein produces MTTAVRQPTGNRALLGLLGRTPLARVTADLPCPHPGFWAKLEGLGAGGMKARAAVSMLLGARERGQLRPGAPVVESTSGTLGIGLAFAGQALGHPVVLVGDTELEPSMRQLLRTHGVRLELVDRPAADGGWQAARLARLRQLLAELPGAYWPDQYNNPDNVAGYASLAAEMAAELDHLDVLVCSVGTGGHSAGVVGPLRRHWPHLRLIGVDATGSTIFGQPARARLMRGLGSSIHPRNVAYDAFDEVHWVGPAESADACRRLATGNFVSGGWSTGAVALVSAWAARVHPGAVVATVFPDGPQRYLNSVYDDDFATAHGLDLATAATRPVEIPHPTAAEATGWTRCGTVADPLAPPAAGSGRPHAPPTAAHHPAHPTTWEEAP; encoded by the coding sequence GTGACCACGGCCGTCCGGCAACCGACCGGCAACCGCGCGCTCCTCGGCCTGCTCGGCCGCACTCCGCTCGCCCGGGTCACCGCCGACCTCCCCTGCCCGCACCCCGGCTTCTGGGCCAAGCTCGAAGGGCTCGGGGCGGGCGGCATGAAGGCACGGGCCGCCGTGTCCATGCTGCTCGGCGCCAGGGAGCGCGGCCAACTGCGGCCCGGCGCCCCCGTCGTGGAGTCCACCTCCGGCACACTCGGCATCGGTCTGGCCTTCGCCGGCCAGGCACTCGGCCATCCGGTCGTGCTGGTCGGCGACACCGAGCTGGAGCCGTCCATGCGCCAGCTGCTGCGGACCCACGGGGTCCGGCTCGAACTCGTCGACCGCCCGGCGGCCGACGGCGGCTGGCAGGCGGCCCGGCTGGCCCGGCTGCGGCAGCTGCTCGCCGAGCTGCCCGGCGCGTACTGGCCCGACCAGTACAACAACCCCGACAATGTCGCCGGTTACGCCTCCCTCGCCGCCGAAATGGCAGCCGAACTCGACCATCTCGACGTCCTGGTGTGCAGCGTCGGCACCGGCGGCCACAGCGCGGGCGTCGTCGGCCCGCTGCGCCGGCACTGGCCGCACCTGCGGCTGATCGGTGTGGACGCCACCGGCTCGACGATCTTCGGCCAGCCCGCCAGGGCCCGGCTGATGCGGGGCCTCGGCAGCAGCATCCATCCACGCAATGTCGCCTACGACGCCTTCGACGAGGTGCACTGGGTCGGCCCGGCCGAGTCCGCCGACGCCTGCCGCAGGCTCGCCACCGGCAACTTCGTCAGCGGCGGCTGGAGCACCGGCGCCGTCGCCCTGGTCTCCGCATGGGCCGCGCGGGTACACCCAGGGGCCGTGGTCGCCACCGTCTTCCCCGACGGTCCTCAGCGCTACCTCAACAGCGTCTACGACGACGACTTCGCCACCGCCCACGGCCTGGACCTGGCCACGGCCGCCACCCGCCCGGTCGAGATCCCGCATCCGACGGCCGCGGAGGCGACCGGATGGACCCGGTGCGGGACGGTCGCCGACCCGCTCGCGCCCCCGGCCGCGGGGAGCGGACGCCCGCACGCCCCGCCCACCGCCGCGCACCACCCCGCCCACCCCACCACCTGGGAAGAAGCCCCGTGA